The Paenibacillus sp. FSL H7-0357 nucleotide sequence TCATAATCTCCCAGATAGTCTCCTGCATAAAAATCAAATAACCGCTGATGTTCCGCATAATTATCGTGATTAATGGCGGGGAGTGCCTGAATGCCTTTTTCCCACTCCATAACGTCGATAAGTAAGTTGTCTGTCTCTAGGATATATCCTCCTTCGGTACTGATACTGTTGATTTGCAGATCAATTTCAGCTTGTTTCAAACAATTCCGCACCTGGTAAATTGTTGTGTACAGTAAAGTGGAAGCCTTTTTGTATGAGATATTGGGCCATAACATCTCAATGAGATGATTTTTTCCGACGAAACGGTTGCGGTTATGTAGTAAATAGGCGAATAATTCCTGAGACTTTGAGGTGCGCCAGCGGATATTTGGAAGCGGCTGTCCGCAACGTTCGAACCGGAGCGACTGAAAACTACGGATCACGGTTTTATTTTCGTGCTTATCGGAAGATTCCTCAACCCTTTGCTCCTCAAGGCGCTGAATGGTTTTGAGCAATCGCTCCAGCTTTACAGGCTTCAACAAATAGTCCAGCGCATTCAGCTCAAAAGCACCCACAGCATAGTTATTATAGGCGGTCAAAAAGACTATCTTGGTTTGCGGACACTGTATTTGCAGCAGCTCTGCAACCATCATGCCGTTCAGACCCGGCATTTCGATATCCAGAAATATGACGTCTGGATTCAACTGTGCAGATGCTTGTACAGCCTTGGCCGGATCAGTATAAGCTCCGACAACGTTAACCATGGGCATTTCGTTCAGCATCAGTTCCAGATTCAGTAGGGCCAGATACTCATCGTCTACAAGCAAAGCTTGAATCATTGTCATTCCACCACCTATTTACAAAATAAGTTGTTTCAGTTAACTTAAAGTTTTTTCGCCACACTGAATGAGACCACAGTCCCTGATTCGACTACGCTCTGAACTCTCAGCGTACTCCCACAAAATCGTTTTAACCGCCGGTCGGTATTTAACAGACCAATACCCGTTCGGCTGTTTGTCTTTATATCTAGAATATGTTTGAGGGTTTCTTCATCAATCCCCATACCATTATCGGAAACGGAAATCTCGACAGCCTGGCCAATATCGGCTACTCTAATTCGTACTTCCCCGCCCTCAGGCCTCTTTAATATGCCATGGGTAACGGCATTATCTACAAGCGGTTGAATAGTCAAAGGAGGAATTTCGACTTGTATGTTATCGTCGATCTCCCATACCACCTGAAGCCTGTCCTGGAATCGCTTTTGCTGGATATACAGATAGGAACGAATAAGACTAAGCTCCCGATCAAGTGTTACAAGGCGGTCAGAGTTTTGAAAATCTATGCCAAGCCTAAAATAGTTGGTGAGTTCATCGATTAAATCATCCATTTTTCCCCGATCGATCTTACTGAGAGCAGATACAGCATTAAACGTATTAATCAGGAAATGAGGTTTGATTTGAGCCTGCAGCAATGCAGCTTCCATACGCAATCCTTCATTTACCGATTTTTTGAGATTTGTCAGCGATCTTACTCTGGACTTCAGTTCGGTTGCATTCACTGGTTTGGTTACATAGTCATTTGCCCCGGACCGGAATCCCGCTTCAATATCCTTTTCTCGATTACTGGCTGTTAAGAGAAGGACAGGAAGCTCTGCAATAGAAAAACGTTCGCGAATTCGTGCAGTCAGTTCGTAGCCGGACATTATCGGCATGGTTACATCGGAAATGATTAGGTCCCATACGCCTGTTTCCAGCAGGGCTAGTGCTTCTACGCCGTTGATTGCTGAAAACAGATCATAATGCTCATTCGCAAAAATTGACTTTAGCACATTTAGATTAACAGGATCATCATCAACAATCATCAATTGTATCTTGTCAGTAGGTAAAGTGAGATTTAGCTCTGTGTAAGGAGAGCTCGTGTCGAGAGAAGCTCTAACATCATGGCTTACAGCAGTATTATCTGGAGCTTCAGGTACCAGTGCAGGTAGCTTCCCATCAGCTCCATCTGTATCAAGCTTTAATGTGAAAGTGAAAATAGAGCCGATATTGCTCTCCGATCGTACCTCTATCGTTCCACCATGCATTTCAACAAGCTGTTTGCATATGTTAAGCCCCAGGCCAACTCCCCCCCTGAATGAAGCCGAGTCTAAAGGTGCCTGAACGTACGCCTCGAACACTCTACTTATTGTTTCCGAATCCATCCCCATCCCCGTATCTGCAACCGAAATGCTCGCCCATTCGCCTTTAATTTCGGCATACACTGAAATCTCGCCTGCTTCGGAGTACTTTATAGCGTTATGTAAAAGATTGAACAGAATTTGATTCAATCTGTACTCATCAGCAAATACTGGCGGGAAATCTGCCGGTATACAGTTGACCAACTGAATAGGCTTGCCCTCTATCATAAAGCGAAGCATATCGAGAACACTTGAAGCAACGCCATGTACGGAAATAGCCTCAAAGTTTAAATGAATCTGATTTTCCTTAAGTCTGGCGATATCCAGCAGATCGTTCAGCATATAAGACATACGCCGGCCAACCTTGACCAGCAAATGAAGGTCGTTAGCACTGTTTATCCCCAGCTTGTTCTGTTCTCTGTCGAATACCGACTCTGAGAGGTTAATCATACCGTGCAGTGGATTACGTAGTTCATGGGCCACAGTAAACAGAAACTCGTCCTTTTGTTTGTCCGCTTTTTGCAGTATACCTGCCAGCTCCTGAGCGTCCCGTGACACCCCGATAAAGCGCTTGAACCAAAAGGCTGCAATACAAATCATCGCAATAATAAGGTCGAAAGGATATGAGGGCACCTCAATCCGGGCCTTTTCGTAAATAACAAGCCAAATCATACTGCTGACAGCAGCAAGAGCCGCTAGGAACAGAAAAATATTATCCGAAACCTGCTTGACCGTCGATCTGTACATCACATAAGGAGTAAGCAGGCAAGGAATGAACATTAGAGCGAAATATAGGGTTTCATGACCTTTCACAATATGTAAAGGCAGAAGGCACACCGCCAGAATTGCAACGCAGCACAGGAGCTTGTAGACTCGAACCGCCCGGTTGGGCACCCAAGAAGGAAGCTTGTCCTTAATCAATTGCTGCAAAAAAAACGCACCTGACAGCATAACGATATAGACAATTTTTTGTCCCCAGATATAGGTGAAGGGAAGCCACTTATACAATAACCTTGCATCGGTTAGTAACGTAGCGAAAATAATACAAACTATCATCATTGAGAAAGAAATCAGTTGCTTGTTCCGGACTCCTAAAACATATAACAAAAATCCGTAGAGGGCATGAAGGGCATAAGCCACACAGGCAATCCAGAGCACATTTTCTTTTATTTTTATGTTTTTTCTAAGTGCGTTTTCCAGTCCGAATTCAACGGAATGAACAATCCCGCCACTACGAATTCCGTCAAAATTAGAGACTTGTATGATAAGCTCAATTTCGCTCTGATCTTTTATTGTAAAATACATTGTATACGGTTTTTCTAGTGGTGTGTAGTTGTCTTTGGTCATTCCCGGCTGTCCTGAGTGACCTAGCAGCTGTCGGTTTATGTATACTTCTGACGAACTTTTTATCCGCGTGATGTGGACGCCGTAAGACTCTCCCTTGTCTGGGTCCAGAAGAATCCTCAAGCGGTAAGTACCGGAACCATACTTGCCCTTGCCATATAAATCATCCTTTAAATTCCAAGTAGCCGGAACTTGGATCCATTGGCTTGGTGGTTGAAGTTCAGACAATGAACTGCCATTCCTGAATGGGAGCACACCGGGATAGAATTCCCATTCGCCATTCAGCGGCAGAGAGTGTTCGGTCAGAGAATCCCATCCCCGCAGATCCAGTACCCCTTGTTCCGCAACTGGATAGTCTGCAGCCAGATTATATTGCAGCCATTCCAGACGTAAACCGGTTAAGACGACCATAAATATTGTGGATATTATCCATATTTTAGTTTTCTTCATAATGAACCTCTCATTCGACATGACAATATGCCTGAACCTTCTTGTTCTCCGGCTATTTCAGTGAGGCGGGCAGTTTAATCCCATGGAGCTTGCCGCCGGATTGAATCAGCAGCATGCCGCCGGTCTTCAGCAGGGGGCCAAATTCGCGTGATCCGGTACGGACAGTGAATACGGGTTTCGAGCTTATGAGGTCATAGGCATGCAGCAGTCCGTCGGACTGTCCGACATAAACCCCCTTGCCGAATATAGCGGCTTGCACCGTAGCGTTCTCTCCCTCATCAAAGTGTATATATTGTCCGGTATTCAGTTTCATGGCAATCAGGCCATGGCTGTTGTAATCGGTGAAATAGACCCGGTCCTGATGCACCAGGCCCAGAGGGGAGCGCTGATCATATCTCTCCTGGGCCCATTTCTTCACCGGCTCTGCCCCGGGTACATAGTTATTGAAATCGTATAGAGCGAGGCGCTGCCCTTGGTAAATGTACAGATCGTTTCCGTTAAGAAATGCGGAGCCATAAGAGCCGCCCCCGCGATATATTCCGTCCGTTACGGCATTGTCCGTCCAACTGTAGGTCCGCTCTCCTTTGAGTGCTCCGGTTCGGAGATTGAAGGCGGCGATTTTGATTTTGCGGTTCACCGGGTCATCATCCAGCATGAATAACTCGCGCTCCGAATAAAGAATGCCATCCTTTATGGCCAGCGTACCCTTCTGCCTGGAAGCCTCCCACAGCTTGGTGCCGGTCAATTTATCGTATACGGCGATCAGAGGCATGGTGAGTGCGCCGGATACGGCATAATTTCTAGTGACAACACCCTCAGCCTCCAGCGGTTTTGAGCCAGAGTAGTAATTATTTGGATCTTCGGCAATCTGCCATTTGATTTTACCGGTTGCGGCATCTACGGCCGCCATTTTTTGCCCTTGAGTCACATACACCGTTCCTCCGGTTACCGTAAGGCTGTCAGCAGCCGAGTAGCCGAGTGTGGCGGACCAAACTTTGCCTCCATTTTCTTCTTTCACCTTATAAAGCGTCCCCGCTTGGGTCATTCCGTAAATGGCGCCATTGTTGTACACCATTCGCTGAGCCAACTGGCTGCCATATTCCCAGAGCTTGGTGCCGGTTGCTGCCTTCAATGCGGCCAGCTTGCCGTTTGGTTGCAGCATAAATACCTTGCCGTTCTCTGCGATGGCTGTCACCGGGTCAGGGTTATCTGCCACTTTGGGCTTTGCGATCGACAGGGACCAAGCAGGTTGTACCGCCGGTGCCTCTATTTGCTGGTAATAGATGTTGCTTGTGCTTACTGCCGCCTTTTCTGCCTGAGCTGTTCCATCACCCGCTCCGAGTGGCAGCATCAGTGCAGCACAGATGGCACAGCTGAGTTTCTTGAAATATTGTTCCTTTCTCATTGTGAATCCTCCATCCTCAATTATATTGTAACCGGTGCATATTCTGGAACTTCTATATATATAGACTTATTATTTGTTAAAAAGTTACATTGGAATAGAGGGGGAATTGAATTTGAATTCTGCAGGGAGCAGAGATCCAATTGAAACAATGGTCCGAGAAAAAAGCTTATTTTTCAAATATTAAAATATTCATATATATATACAGGAACTTTAAATACATATATACTTGAGTCAGCTAAAATGAAGCTCTTGAGATCATTTTTAAAAAAGGAATAGAATCTTGTCTTCATATAATTATTAAGATAGGAGGCAAGTTTGTTTGAGTACTGTAAGCATCCTTGTACAGACATATTTGGGGATTGAAAAACGCTATGAAGAACTTGTTAACCAATATTCGGGATTAACTTTTCTTGAAGGTTCAACTGCAGTTGTTGAAGGAGGAGCTTATTCTTGGAGTCCCCTAAGTGCAGATGCAGCATCCATCCGAGAGCGCCTATATGCTGATTACATAGACTTAATTGAAATGGCACGAGAGACCCTGCAAAGTAAGGATAGTCCTTATGTTATAACGTATGAAGAGAGCGTAAAAGTAACACTAGCTTATTTCACTCAAGAAGATTTAGTGTTTGTCTCATCGCTGGAAGAAGTTTTTAAGATTGTAAAAAGAGAAATAGACCTTCAACGTTCTATCATCTGCTCCATGATGTATGATAGTTGATTTTATTTTATCAGATATAAAAATAAACCAGCGCGCACGGATTGCATCCGTGCGCGCTGGTTGTTTATATTCTACCCTACACAAATACCTCAGCCCACTCTGCTGCCTGTTCTCTAGCCAGAATGGTAAACTGCTTGGTCAGTAGATTCGCTGTAAGCTTTGCCTCACTAGCTTGATGTTTCCACGTGATTTCCAGCTCATGACTGCTTTTCTCTTGAATTGCAATATCGCCACTGAAGGCAGGGCAGCTGTTTCTGAATTTCAGCAACTGGAACAACTTTTGCACAACGGGGCGTTTGGTCTCAACCTCAATTTCCTCTTTGGTATAATAGTGCCGGTTAATATTGCGTCCTTCCTTCGTGCTCTCCAGCAGTTCAATATCATTCTCTCCCGCCAGCAAGCCTACATAATAGATTTGCGGGATACCCGGTGCAAAGCACTGAAGAGCCCTCGCCAGTAGATAGGCCTGATCGTCGTTTCCGAGTGCAGAATAATAAGTGCAATTAATCTGATAAATATCGAGATTGTTGTATGCTTCCGTACTGTAAATTTTCTTAACATTGGCACCTTGACTGTAGAGATGTTCACGGGTCATTTCCGCTTCCTCATCTGATAATAAGTCCTTCACATCAACGACTCCGATGCCGTCATGAGTATCCAGGGTGGTGAATTGTTTGCGCGGACAAATCTGCAGCCAGTGGGCCAGACGATGGGCCTTCCCGCTGAACAGCGCATGCAGTACGAGCATCGGGAGCGCAAAATCGTAGACATAATAACCCTGCTCGGCAATCTTCAGCTGAATGCTGTAATGTTCGTGAATTTCAGGCAGCACGGTGATACCGGTAGGATTTACAATATCTTCGGAATACTTGAGCATTTCCCAGATCTCCGGCTCTACAAAAAAGCAGTTCGTTCCAATCTTTTTGTTAGCATAAGCAAAAGCATCCAGGCGGATAATCGAAGCTCCCTTTCCGGCGAGAAAAGTCAGATTGTCCCGGACAAACTTCTTCGTGGTTTCTGTTGTCACATCCAGGTCAATTTGCTGCTCATCAAAGGTGCACCAGACTTTCTCCGTAGTGCCGTCTTTAAATGTGACTTCAACGTACGGAGCACGGGGCTTGCGTTTATAGATCAGATCGACATCCGCATCTGTGGGTTCGCCGCCGGGCCAGAAGTCCTTATAGCGGATGAACAGATCAGCATATTCCGAATCCTCTTTTTTATCCAGGAAATCCCGGAAATAAGGCGACTGTCTGGAAATGTGATTGATCATAAAGTCGTACATCATATAGAATTTCCCGCTCATCTCTTCAACCTCAGACCATGATCCAAAGGATTCATCCACTTGGGTATAATCCATGGGTGCAAATCCGCGGTCGCCGGACGAAGGATAGAAGGGCAATAAATGGACCCCGCCGACCACTCCTTTTAAATGTTTGTCCAATATTTCATTCAATTCTTGTAAATTGCGTCCCAAGCTATCGGCATAGGTGATCAACATGGCTTCATTTTTGATTTGCATAATAAAATGTTCCTCTCTGCCCTGTAGGTTTTGTTAGTGGGTGATGTTCGTTTCTCGTGTTAATTTCCACATGATGCTTTCATAATCGCCTTTCCATAGTGCGGGAACAGCAAGCCCGCTGTTCATCAGTTCGTCCGCGCCATAGACTCCGCCTTTGTCGCAGGAGTAATTGCTGCTCTCATCCAGACCTTGCAGTCGAACCGAGCTCACCCGGCTGTTTGCCTCCGCTCCGGTTCTAAAATAAAAGACTAGCGCTTCACTCTGGTCGGCGGAAACAAACATCCATGCGGTTTCATTACCTTCAAACGGGCTGAGCAGCCGGTAAAAACCGCCAAATTGGATTAACATCCGGTTTGTTTTATAAAGCTCAATCTGCCTCCGAATCTCAGCCTTTTCTTCTTCGCTTAACGCGGTTACGTCAAGCTCGTATCCGAAGTTCCCGCTCATGGCGACATGCCCGCGGATGTCCAGTGAAGTGCTGCGGTGGACTTGATGATTCGGAACAGCGGAGACATGGGCACCCATGGAGATGATCGGATAGACAAGGCTTGTTCCATATTGAATCTTCAAGCGGGATACGGCATCCGTGTTATCGCTTGTCCAGGTCTGTGGCATATAATACAGCATGCCTGGATCAAAACGCCCGCCTCCGCCTGAACAGCTTTCGAATAGGACATGCGGGAACGTTGTCGTCAGTTCCTCCATTACTCTATACAAGCCAAGGATATAGCGGTGAGCGGTTTCGCGTTGTCTCACCGGCGGAAGGGTCGCCGAGCCGATCTCTGTCATATGTCTATTCATGTCCCATTTGACATAGGTAATCGGGGCGGACGACAGGATGTCTGAAACCATGGAGATGATTTCGTCGCATACTTCCGTCCGCGAGAAGTCAAGAACCAGCTGGTTGCGTCCCTCGGAACGGTTGCGGCCGGGAACATGCAGACACCAATCAGGATGCTTGCGGTACAGCTCACTTTCCTGTGAGACCATCTCCGGCTCGAACCATAAGCCGAATTGCATCTCCTTGTCCACGATTCGCCCGGCCAGCCTGTTTAATCCGCCCTCCAGCTTGTTCTCATTAACAAACCAGTCTCCGAGGGAAGATTTATCATCATCGCGTTTGCCAAACCAGCCGTCATCCAAGACAAACAGCTCCATGCCAAGTGAGCTGCCGGCTTCTGCGATCCGTTCGATACTGTCTGCATTAAAGTCAAAGTAGGTTCCTTCCCAGTTATTAATCAGAATGGGGCGGACCTGGTCGCGGTATTCCCCGCGGCATAAACGTTCTCTGAACAATCCGTGAAACGTCCGGGACATTTCTCCCAATCCATTCGCGGAGTAGACAAGGATTGCTTCAGGACATTGAAATGCCCCGCCAGGCTCAAGACTCCAGCTGAAGTCAAAATCATTAATCCCCATAGAGACCCTCGTGGTCGAGAACTGATCCACTTCCGCTGAGGCTGTAAAGCTTCCGCTGTACACCAGGCTGAATGCAAAGATCTCACCGCATTCTTCTGTAGCTCCTTTTCGTGCCAAGGCAAGAAAGGGATTGTGCTGGTGGCTGCTGGCACCCCTGCGGCTCTCAATAGACTGGATTCCCTTATGCAGCGGTTGTCGTTCAATATGCCGTTCTCTGGCCCAGGCGCCGGGAAGATGTACCATATCAAAATTGTCATCGCGGAAATCGACATTGGCGCTGAAAGCCCGCAGGACCTGCAAGGGCTCGGCTCCTTTATTCAGCAGCCGGACGGAGCGGGCAATTACATTTCGTCTTTCGTAAACGGTATAAGACAACGTAACGGAGAGACCGAGGAGGGAATCCAGCAGATGGATTTGCAGGGTCTGTGCTTCGTGTTCGTCTTCCACGTAAGTAACGGGAAGTCCGTCTATGGACGGTTTTCCCTGTACGATCTGATGGGAGATCACCCGCAGATCGGAGATAGTTGTTCCATCTGCTCGCTGGATTTGGTAGGCCGGATTGCGGAAATCAGTGCCTCCATAAGCCGGATATTCCTGCGGAAGTGTGTCTAGAGAGAAAGTGCGGTCATCCGGGTTGGGGTTAGGGGAGAATCCCCGGTCCAAATATTGCAGCGCATTGCTGCCATCATATCGGCGGAGACGTTTGCCCCAATAGAGATGGGCCAGGTAACCCCCATCAATAATTCGCAGGATGTAGCTGGTCTCACCCGCTGTTAAATGGAACGTACGGGATTCGGCATCAAATTGTATACTCATCTGGGCTCACTCCTTTAACGGTTAATTAACGAGGTTCAGCTTTTTACAGCCCCGGCGGATAAGCCGGCAATGAAAAAACGCTGGAGGAAAAGATACAACAGCGTAAGCGGCAGCATGGACATCAGAGATCCGGCGGCTACCCAGCTCAGATTGCTGGTAAACTGGGAGAAGAATGCGGATAAGGCCACTGTCAGTGTATGCATGCTGGACGATTGCAGGAAGAAAAGAGAGAATTGATAGTCATTCCAGATCGAAACCCCTGACAAAATAATCGCCGTCACCGTTACGGGCTGCAGCAGCGGCAAAATGATTTTGAAGAATAGTCCTACTCTGGAGGTTCCGTCAATCATCCCGGCTTCATCCAGTTCTTTGGGGATGGTGCCGATAAAACCGGTGTACAAGAAAATGGTCATCGGAAGATTGAAGGTTACATTGAGCAGGATCACACCCCAATACGTATTCAGACCATTCAAGTCCACGATGAACTGGTATAGCGGCACTAACACGGTCAAGGGGGGGACGATCAGCGCGGAAATGAACAGAATATAAACGAATTTATTCAAGCGTGTCTGAAAACGGGACAACGGATAGGAGGCAAGCGAACCGACAACCAGAATAAGGAGAACGGCAAAAAACGTGATGATTATATTATTAATAAAGGCACGGTCTAGATTGGCATATTGCCAAGCATTCTTGAAATTGTCCAGATTGAAATAACCCGGAAGAACCCACTTCGAACTTAAATCACTTTCCTTTTTGAACGCGGTGCTGACTAATAGGTACAGCGGAACAATATGAACTACGCCAATCAGCGCCATCAACGCGATTTGCCACTTGTTTATTTTGGGGGTTGCCATTATGCATTCTCCTTTCTCCGCAGCAGAATCAATGCAGCTATGCCGATAATGCTAGTAATAAAGAACATTAAGTTACCCATAGATGCTGCGTATCCAGCGTCCTGTCTGGCAAAATACATTTGGTACATCATCGTCGACAGAGACTGTGAGGCGTAGCCGGGGCCTCCGTTGGTTAGAGCGATGATTACGTCAAACAGCTTCAGTCCGCCAATGATATTAATGACCACATTGATAGTGATTGACGGGGCTAGCAGAGGGAAGGTGACATTCTTGAAACGCTGCCAAGCGGATGCGCCGTCCAATGAAGCTGCTTCATAATAATCGGCAGAAATGGACTGCAGGCCTGCCAAATAAATAATCATGGCCGTACCGACAAATTGAAAGGTGTTGACCAGCGTAATCAGCCAGACATTCAGCTGCGGATTGGCCAGGAAATTAACCGGATCTCCGCCAAACAGCTTAACCAGATCGTTCAAGGCGCCGCCGTTCATCTGGAAGATGAAATACCAAATGTAACCCATGATCAAAGGGCTGATAATGACCGGCAAATAGATGATTGTTCTAACGATTCCTCTGCCTTTAATGCTCTGGTTCAGCAAAAGCGCGTACAGCAAGCCAAACAAGTTTTGCAGAATTGTGCTGCCCAAACCGTAGGTTAATGTATTTTTGACAACCGTTCCTATATTCGGATCTGTAAATAAGCGTTTATAGTTGGCTAAGCCAACCCAGGCGGAATTTTGCGAATAGCCGTCCCAGTTTGTAAAAGAGATCCGTATGCCGTTCATAAACGGGTAAAAAATAAATGCAGCAAACAAAATCAATGCCGGCAAATACATCATATTGATTCCGAGTAATGATTTCTTCACACAATTCCCTCCCAATATGAGGAACAGAGAGCCCTCTCTTCAGTGAGGACTCTCTGTTCCTGCTCTATATCTATTTCTGCTGAGCTTTTAGCCGTTCTACTTCTGACTTCATATTCTCGCTGTATTTCTTAGCGGTAATATTTCCGGCCAACAATTCCTGGGCGTTCGTAATCATTACATCCCACATGCCGTTAGGAAGGTATATCCGGTCAAAATAAGGCAGTACTTTAGTATCCTTATATTGATCATAGTACTCACTGAAAGCGCCACCGCCGGATACATCCTTGAGGGCGGCTGGAGAAAGGGTTGCATCGGATACTTTCTTGACATTATCCGGCTGCGCCATATAATTCAGGAAATCTTTCGTTTGTTCAGGATAATTGGTGTCCTTCCATACCCCGAGTGCAAGCCGCTCGCCTCCGGCAAAGGTAGGCTCGTCGCCTGCAACAATAGCCGGCAGCGGAGCGATTCCCATTTTCACATCAGGATTGATCTTTTGGATATCTGCATAGGACGAAGGAGTATGGAACGCAAATGCCAGCTTGTCTTCAGCGAAAAGACGGGCTTCGTCCGCATATTTTGCCGTCAGCAAGTCGTTGTTCGTATAGCCCTTATCATATATTTCCTTGAATTTCTCAGGCAGATAGGTCCATTTATTCCAGTCGAAGGTGCCATCAAGAAGTGCCTGGGCTTCATTCTGCGGCGGAGTAATCAGAAGCGGATTTGCCATCATATCAAAGAACTGGCCGATGGTCCAAGGATCAAGCCCGGAGAAGAACATCGGAATGACTTCACCTTTGCTTTCTGTTTTGATTTTTTCGGCGGAAGCCAGAAGCTCATCCAGGGTAGCAGGCGGCGTCACACCGTATTTTTCAAGTACTTTAACATTATAGAAAAGGCCGTCTTTCGCTTCGTTGAGCGGCAGTGCGTAGACTTTACCGCTTTTATCAGTAAGCGTCGGTTTGATCGTGTCCGACATTTTTGCTGCCCAAGGTTCGTTTTTCAGATCCATGGTGTAATCACCGTAACGGAGCTTGGCCCAGCCATGGGTATCGAAAATATCCGGTAATTCGTTGGAGGCCATTTTCATTTTCATAATACTTTCATAGTTGGAGCCTGGGAACTGAACCTCGATTTGTGTCCCCGGATGTTCCGTTTGATAATTCGCTACAATTTCCTGGATGACATCCCGTACACCCTGTTCACCTACGGTCAGCATCATGGTCAGCTTGACGTTCTCTGCAGCACCTTCCACATTCTTGTTTTCGTTATTGCTGCAGGCAGCAAGTCCGAGACAGAGACTGGCAGCCAGTACAGAACTTAGATATTTCTTTTTCATTTTGTCATCCCCCAATTATTAATTAACGCGCTTACATACAAAAGAATAGCATTTATAAAAGCGCTATCAAATGACACCATTCTACGATTTATGCGCTCATTTCTCGAATTGACTTCTGGGTGTACTTTCCTTATTCTTGTTGTAGTAAAGGAGGGGCTTCCAATGAAACTGCATACGCTGCGATCCAAATTAACCCTTTCTTACGCATTGATCATAGCCATACCCGTGGCGATTATTATGGTTTGCATGCCGGCTTATTATCAGTATCTTTTGGAACGGGAGACCGAAGCGCTGACGCGGAACACGCTTACCTCCATGACCGAACATATTGTGACCTATCTGGAACAGTTAGAGCAAATCACTTATCTTCCCTATTTTAGCCCGGAATTAATGCAAGCATTGATTACTAAGAATACTTCTGATTATTCTTCCAACACCGAATTCGTCAAATACCCGGTGGAGCTGTCCTTAAATACCTTCCTGCCGGCATTTCTGTTGACCTACGGCAACAATTTATCAGCCGCCTTGCTGCTGACTCAAAATGGTGACGTATACAGTCAGACCAACGGTCTGTCGGATGTCGTTGAAGATTATCCGTTTTTTGATCAGCCGTGGTATCTTCAAACGGTACAGGCGGATGGCAAAGCAACCTTTATTAGCACCCACCATCAGGATTATTTTACAGCCCCGCTGACCAAACGTGTATTTTCCGTAGCCCGCGTTATTAAAGATCCTGAATCCCTTCGTCCGCTGGCTGTCATTATGGCTGATGCGGAGACAAGCTTGCTGGACGAGATTGTGATCAAGGATTTTGGCGTGCGGTCCATTAGTGCGATCCTCAATGAAAAGGGAGAGGTCTTTTATT carries:
- a CDS encoding ABC transporter substrate-binding protein, whose product is MKKKYLSSVLAASLCLGLAACSNNENKNVEGAAENVKLTMMLTVGEQGVRDVIQEIVANYQTEHPGTQIEVQFPGSNYESIMKMKMASNELPDIFDTHGWAKLRYGDYTMDLKNEPWAAKMSDTIKPTLTDKSGKVYALPLNEAKDGLFYNVKVLEKYGVTPPATLDELLASAEKIKTESKGEVIPMFFSGLDPWTIGQFFDMMANPLLITPPQNEAQALLDGTFDWNKWTYLPEKFKEIYDKGYTNNDLLTAKYADEARLFAEDKLAFAFHTPSSYADIQKINPDVKMGIAPLPAIVAGDEPTFAGGERLALGVWKDTNYPEQTKDFLNYMAQPDNVKKVSDATLSPAALKDVSGGGAFSEYYDQYKDTKVLPYFDRIYLPNGMWDVMITNAQELLAGNITAKKYSENMKSEVERLKAQQK